In Brevundimonas subvibrioides, a genomic segment contains:
- the leuB gene encoding 3-isopropylmalate dehydrogenase — MSSPQTYTIVLLPGDGVGPEVIAAARDVLRVIADFYGHRFEFSEHLIGGAGIDATGDPLPPETTSACLAADGVLLGAVGGPRWDGGTRRPEEGLLGIRKAMGLFANLRPLQVSPVLAHRSPLKKEIVEGVDLIVFRELTGGVYFGEKTRTDTMASDLCIYTVPEIERITRAAFKTALQRRGKVTSVDKANVMATSKLWREVVTRIHAEEFPQVQLEHALVDSMAMHLIRKPRDYDVILTENMFGDILSDEISVLGGSIGLLPSASLGESGPGLFEPIHGSAPDIAGQDLANPVGTILSAAMMLRHSLNLEDEAASIEAAVAAVLAAGATTADLGGALGTRAAGEAIIDAIRAIHWAAAHRVQMHWG; from the coding sequence ATGTCCAGCCCCCAGACCTATACCATCGTCCTGCTGCCCGGCGACGGCGTGGGGCCGGAAGTCATCGCGGCGGCGCGGGATGTGCTGCGGGTCATCGCCGACTTCTATGGCCACCGGTTCGAATTCTCCGAGCACCTGATCGGTGGCGCCGGCATCGACGCGACCGGCGATCCCCTGCCGCCGGAGACCACCTCTGCCTGCCTCGCGGCCGACGGCGTACTGCTGGGAGCGGTCGGCGGGCCCAGATGGGACGGCGGTACGCGCCGTCCGGAAGAAGGCCTGCTGGGCATCCGCAAGGCCATGGGCCTGTTCGCCAATCTGCGCCCGCTGCAGGTCTCGCCTGTCCTGGCCCACCGCTCGCCCCTGAAAAAGGAGATCGTCGAGGGCGTCGACCTGATCGTCTTCCGCGAACTGACCGGCGGGGTCTATTTCGGCGAGAAGACCCGCACCGACACCATGGCCTCTGACCTGTGCATCTATACCGTGCCGGAGATCGAGCGGATCACCCGCGCGGCCTTCAAGACCGCCCTGCAACGGCGTGGCAAGGTGACCTCGGTCGACAAGGCCAATGTCATGGCGACGTCCAAGCTCTGGCGCGAGGTCGTCACCCGCATCCACGCCGAAGAGTTTCCCCAGGTCCAGTTGGAGCACGCCCTGGTCGACTCCATGGCGATGCATCTGATCCGAAAGCCGCGCGACTATGACGTCATCCTGACGGAGAACATGTTCGGAGACATCCTGTCGGACGAGATCAGCGTCCTGGGGGGATCGATCGGCCTGTTGCCCTCGGCATCGCTCGGCGAATCAGGCCCGGGCCTGTTCGAGCCAATCCATGGTTCCGCCCCCGACATCGCGGGCCAGGATCTGGCCAATCCGGTCGGCACCATCCTGTCGGCAGCGATGATGCTGCGTCACAGCCTCAATCTGGAGGACGAAGCCGCGTCGATCGAGGCGGCGGTCGCGGCGGTGCTGGCGGCCGGGGCCACGACGGCGGACCTGGGTGGCGCCCTGGGCACGCGCGCTGCCGGCGAGGCCATCATCGACGCCATCCGCGCCATCCACTGGGCCGCGGCGCATCGTGTCCAGATGCACTGGGGTTAA
- the leuD gene encoding 3-isopropylmalate dehydratase small subunit produces MPEPLKVLTSRTLVLTQANIDTDQIIPARFLTTTETTGLGQKAFYDWRYEADGSARPEAVLNRIDPAEHRILVAGDNFGCGSSREHAPWALYDYGFRAVISTSIADIFTSNALKNGFLPVVVDQATWEDLVANPEQVVTIDLEAGEVRRGNHAPVAFAVEPFARQCLLDGVDTLGWLQKALPAIEHYEQAHLPEPA; encoded by the coding sequence ATGCCTGAACCCCTCAAGGTCCTGACCTCGCGGACCCTGGTCCTGACCCAGGCCAACATCGATACTGACCAGATCATCCCGGCGCGGTTCCTGACCACGACCGAAACAACGGGTCTGGGCCAGAAGGCCTTCTACGACTGGCGCTATGAGGCCGACGGCTCGGCCCGGCCGGAAGCGGTGCTGAATCGGATCGATCCGGCCGAGCATCGCATCCTGGTGGCGGGCGACAATTTCGGCTGCGGCTCGTCGCGCGAGCACGCACCCTGGGCGCTCTACGACTACGGGTTCCGGGCGGTGATCTCGACCTCGATCGCCGACATTTTCACCTCCAACGCGCTGAAGAACGGCTTTCTGCCCGTCGTCGTCGATCAGGCGACGTGGGAAGACCTGGTCGCCAATCCCGAACAGGTGGTGACCATCGACCTGGAGGCCGGAGAGGTCCGTCGCGGCAACCATGCGCCGGTCGCCTTCGCGGTCGAGCCCTTCGCGCGCCAGTGCCTGCTGGACGGCGTCGACACGCTCGGCTGGCTGCAGAAGGCCCTGCCCGCCATCGAACACTACGAACAAGCCCACTTGCCGGAGCCCGCGTGA
- the leuC gene encoding 3-isopropylmalate dehydratase large subunit: MSPPRTLFDKVWDRHVVVPETAETPGVLYIDLHLVHEVTSPQAFTEIQARGLKVRRPDKTFATLDHSTPTLPAGLNGLKPYVTAEAEAQVHRLEENCARHGIDLAGWASPDRGVVHVMGPELGLTQPGMTVVCGDSHTATHGAFGALAFGIGTSEVGHVLATQCLLQRKSKAMRVTVTGHLVPGVSGKDVALAVIAELGFGGGTGFVIEYAGDAVRSLDMEGRMTLCNMSIEAGARAGMIAPDAKTIDWLRGRKHVPQGHAYGARAAEWLTLESDPDAVFDAEVVIDGAAIRPMATWGTTPDAGSPVGSPVPEPRSDSDRKALAYMGFEAGQTTTTQAVDVVFIGSCTNGRLPDLRAAAEVLRGRKVKSGVRMLVVPGSEAVRRDAEAEGLHTVFTEAGAEWRIPGCSMCIAMNGDFVAPGQLAVSTSNRNFEGRQGKGARTILASPATAAASAIAGVLTDPRVYLGEPVDA, translated from the coding sequence ATGTCGCCGCCTAGGACCTTGTTCGACAAGGTCTGGGACCGCCACGTCGTCGTCCCGGAAACGGCGGAGACGCCGGGCGTCCTCTACATCGACCTGCATCTGGTCCACGAGGTCACCAGCCCCCAGGCCTTTACCGAGATCCAGGCGCGGGGCCTGAAGGTTCGTCGTCCGGACAAGACCTTTGCGACGCTCGACCATTCGACCCCGACCCTGCCGGCGGGGCTGAACGGCCTCAAGCCCTATGTCACGGCCGAGGCCGAGGCACAGGTGCATCGGCTGGAAGAGAACTGTGCCCGACATGGCATCGACCTGGCCGGCTGGGCGTCGCCGGATCGAGGCGTGGTGCATGTGATGGGTCCCGAACTGGGTCTGACCCAGCCGGGCATGACCGTCGTCTGCGGCGACAGCCATACGGCCACCCACGGGGCCTTCGGAGCCCTGGCCTTCGGTATCGGCACCTCGGAGGTCGGCCATGTGCTGGCGACCCAGTGCCTGTTGCAAAGGAAGTCGAAGGCGATGCGCGTGACCGTCACCGGTCATCTGGTGCCGGGCGTGTCGGGCAAGGACGTGGCGCTGGCCGTGATCGCTGAACTGGGCTTCGGCGGCGGCACCGGTTTCGTCATCGAATATGCGGGCGACGCCGTGCGGTCGCTGGACATGGAAGGGCGGATGACCCTGTGCAATATGTCGATCGAGGCCGGTGCGCGGGCGGGGATGATCGCCCCGGATGCCAAGACCATCGACTGGCTGCGCGGGCGCAAGCACGTGCCGCAGGGCCATGCCTATGGCGCCAGGGCGGCCGAATGGTTGACCCTGGAATCCGATCCGGATGCCGTGTTCGATGCCGAGGTCGTCATCGACGGCGCTGCGATCCGCCCCATGGCGACCTGGGGGACGACGCCGGACGCGGGGTCTCCTGTCGGGTCCCCGGTGCCGGAGCCGAGGTCCGACAGCGACCGCAAGGCCCTGGCCTATATGGGCTTCGAGGCCGGCCAGACGACGACGACCCAGGCCGTGGACGTCGTCTTCATCGGTTCGTGCACCAACGGGCGGTTGCCCGATCTGAGAGCGGCGGCGGAAGTGTTGCGCGGGCGCAAGGTGAAGTCCGGCGTGCGCATGCTGGTCGTGCCGGGCTCGGAGGCCGTGCGTCGCGATGCCGAGGCAGAAGGGCTGCATACCGTTTTCACCGAGGCGGGTGCCGAGTGGCGCATCCCGGGGTGTTCGATGTGCATCGCCATGAACGGAGATTTCGTCGCGCCGGGCCAACTGGCCGTCTCGACCTCCAATCGCAACTTCGAAGGCCGTCAGGGCAAGGGGGCCCGCACCATCCTGGCCAGTCCGGCGACGGCAGCGGCCTCGGCCATCGCCGGGGTGCTGACCGATCCGCGCGTGTATCTGGGGGAGCCGGTCGATGCCTGA
- a CDS encoding 2-isopropylmalate synthase yields the protein MTSEPRVPNDPDRVVVFDTTMRDGEQAPGFSMSPADKVRMGRQLKALGVDIMEAGFAAASPGDEDCIRAVVGEMAEDDSGPVFCSLSRSNEADIDASYRALRGTRRRRCHVFIGTSPIHRAAKLRMTPDQVLAQAVRSVEYARTHFHDVEFSAEDAIRTEPEFLAEVLEAVSAAGASTLNVPDTVGYATPDEIGSLFRFLIARIRPRFPHVVFSTHCHNDLGLAVANSLAAIEGGVRQVESTINGIGERAGNAALEEVVMALRTRAERYGVTTGVDATRLLETSRLLSEITESPIVRNKAIVGINAFAHEAGIHQHGMYADARTYEIMRPEDVGFSGSFFVLGKHSGRTAVQKRAEVLGYPLVGDHLTDAFAAFKTRADEIGEIDDKELIAICVATQRDAAHVAA from the coding sequence ATGACCTCCGAACCTCGAGTACCGAACGATCCCGACCGCGTGGTCGTCTTCGACACCACCATGCGCGACGGCGAACAGGCCCCCGGCTTTTCCATGTCGCCCGCCGACAAGGTCAGGATGGGCCGCCAGCTGAAGGCGCTGGGCGTCGACATCATGGAGGCCGGTTTCGCCGCCGCCTCTCCGGGTGACGAGGACTGCATTCGCGCCGTCGTCGGCGAGATGGCCGAGGACGATTCAGGCCCGGTCTTCTGCTCCCTGTCCCGCTCCAACGAGGCGGACATCGACGCCTCATATCGCGCCCTGCGGGGGACCCGGCGTCGACGTTGCCATGTCTTCATCGGCACCAGCCCGATCCATCGCGCGGCCAAGCTGCGGATGACGCCGGATCAGGTCCTGGCCCAGGCGGTGCGTTCGGTCGAATACGCCCGCACGCATTTTCACGATGTCGAGTTCAGTGCCGAGGACGCGATCCGTACCGAGCCCGAGTTCCTGGCCGAGGTGCTGGAGGCGGTCTCGGCGGCGGGGGCCTCGACCCTGAACGTGCCCGATACGGTCGGCTATGCGACACCGGACGAGATCGGTTCGCTGTTCCGGTTCCTGATCGCGCGGATCAGGCCGCGCTTCCCGCACGTCGTGTTCTCGACCCACTGCCACAACGACCTGGGTCTGGCCGTCGCCAACAGTCTGGCGGCGATCGAGGGCGGGGTACGCCAGGTCGAATCGACCATCAACGGAATCGGCGAACGGGCCGGAAACGCGGCGCTGGAAGAGGTCGTCATGGCCCTGCGGACCCGCGCCGAACGCTATGGCGTCACGACCGGCGTGGACGCGACCCGGCTGCTGGAGACCAGCCGCCTGCTGAGCGAAATCACCGAATCCCCGATCGTGCGCAACAAGGCCATCGTCGGCATCAACGCCTTCGCCCACGAGGCGGGCATCCACCAGCATGGCATGTATGCCGACGCCCGCACCTACGAGATCATGCGGCCCGAGGACGTGGGCTTTTCCGGCAGTTTCTTCGTGCTGGGCAAACACTCGGGCCGAACGGCGGTTCAGAAGCGGGCCGAGGTTCTGGGCTATCCACTGGTCGGCGATCACCTGACCGACGCTTTCGCCGCCTTCAAGACCCGTGCGGACGAGATCGGAGAGATCGACGACAAGGAGTTGATCGCCATCTGCGTGGCGACGCAGAGAGATGCGGCCCATGTCGCCGCCTAG
- a CDS encoding ACT domain-containing protein, translated as MTDTLQIHIDRADGSLQRLIGLVERRGFHIDAMSLSDEGAMRRVQLQVRGRDAGRCTENLGRQIDKLIGATRVGCAPAPFAYRDSVAA; from the coding sequence ATGACCGACACCCTCCAGATCCATATCGATCGGGCCGACGGCTCTCTCCAGCGCCTCATCGGTCTCGTGGAGCGTCGCGGCTTCCACATCGACGCCATGTCCCTGTCGGACGAGGGCGCGATGCGCCGCGTCCAGCTGCAGGTCCGCGGGCGCGACGCAGGGCGCTGCACCGAAAACCTGGGCCGCCAGATCGACAAGCTGATCGGGGCGACCCGGGTCGGTTGTGCCCCCGCGCCTTTCGCCTATCGGGACAGTGTGGCCGCATGA
- the ilvG gene encoding acetolactate synthase 2 catalytic subunit, which yields MTAATALKPAPAAAPRSGARLLVSTLERLGVDVVFGYPGGAIMPVYDALTGSGLKHILVRHEQGAAFAADAWARATGKVGVCMATSGPGATNLITGIANAMMDSVPMVCITGNVATHLMGTDAFQEIDILGVTLPIVKHSWVVRDPADVPAVIEEAFHVARSGRPGPVLVDLPKDVQVGLTSEDFGFHYPNETTPVDHAAIAEAEQLIRAAERPLIYIGGGVKIAGAVQALRDFAGQTGIPSVSTLNALGSVRTDAPGFLGMLGMHGTKAANEAVQESDLLIVFGARFDDRATGKLNEFAPHAKVVHFDIDPAEIGKLRAVHVPVIGDLTAGIEALNARVAGAPLSIEPWIVRSTSNARRNAFRYDAPGEGVYAPALLNELSRTAGDSFVAACDVGQHQMWVAQHCEFSRPEAHLTSGGLGAMGYGLPAGLGAKMADPEAHVVTVSGDGSFMMNIQELATLRRYGVALKIVLLDNSSLGLVRQWQELFFAENYSEVDLSDNPDFVAVAQAFGIEAFMIDRRDQVTDGIARLLAAPGPCLMHVLIDPRENVWPLVPPGKSNAEMMHDTRFEGDM from the coding sequence ATGACCGCCGCCACCGCCCTGAAACCCGCGCCTGCCGCCGCTCCCCGGAGCGGTGCGCGGCTGCTCGTCTCGACCCTGGAGCGGTTGGGCGTGGATGTCGTGTTCGGCTATCCCGGCGGCGCCATCATGCCGGTCTATGATGCCCTGACCGGGTCGGGCCTGAAGCACATCCTGGTCCGTCACGAGCAGGGCGCGGCCTTCGCGGCCGACGCCTGGGCCCGGGCGACCGGCAAGGTCGGGGTCTGCATGGCGACCTCGGGTCCGGGCGCCACCAACCTGATCACCGGGATCGCCAATGCGATGATGGATTCGGTGCCGATGGTCTGCATCACCGGCAATGTCGCCACCCATCTGATGGGGACCGACGCCTTTCAGGAAATCGACATCCTGGGCGTCACCCTGCCGATCGTGAAGCACAGCTGGGTCGTCCGCGACCCGGCCGACGTTCCCGCCGTGATCGAGGAAGCCTTCCACGTCGCGCGCTCAGGCCGCCCCGGTCCGGTCCTGGTCGACCTCCCGAAGGACGTGCAGGTCGGCCTGACCTCCGAGGATTTCGGTTTCCACTATCCGAACGAGACGACCCCTGTGGATCACGCGGCCATCGCCGAGGCCGAGCAGCTGATCCGCGCCGCAGAGCGCCCGCTGATCTACATCGGCGGCGGGGTCAAGATCGCCGGGGCCGTCCAGGCGTTGCGCGACTTCGCAGGGCAGACCGGCATCCCCTCGGTCTCGACCCTGAACGCCCTGGGGTCGGTTCGTACGGATGCCCCCGGCTTCCTGGGCATGCTGGGAATGCACGGGACCAAGGCCGCCAATGAGGCGGTACAGGAAAGCGATCTGCTGATCGTCTTCGGGGCCCGGTTCGACGACCGCGCGACCGGCAAGCTGAACGAATTCGCCCCCCATGCGAAGGTCGTCCATTTCGACATCGACCCGGCCGAGATCGGCAAGCTGCGCGCCGTCCACGTCCCGGTCATCGGCGACCTGACGGCCGGTATCGAGGCCCTGAACGCGCGTGTCGCCGGGGCACCACTGTCGATCGAGCCCTGGATCGTCCGCTCGACCTCGAACGCCCGTCGCAACGCCTTCCGCTATGACGCGCCGGGCGAGGGGGTCTATGCGCCGGCCCTGCTGAACGAACTGTCGAGGACGGCCGGAGACAGCTTCGTCGCCGCCTGCGACGTCGGCCAGCACCAGATGTGGGTCGCCCAGCACTGCGAGTTCTCGCGGCCCGAGGCTCATCTGACGTCCGGCGGTCTGGGGGCGATGGGCTACGGCCTGCCCGCCGGTCTGGGGGCCAAGATGGCCGACCCCGAGGCCCACGTCGTTACCGTCTCCGGCGATGGCAGCTTCATGATGAACATCCAGGAGCTGGCGACCCTGCGCCGCTATGGCGTCGCGCTGAAGATCGTCCTGCTGGACAACTCCAGCCTGGGGCTGGTGCGCCAGTGGCAGGAGCTGTTCTTCGCCGAGAACTATTCAGAGGTCGATCTGTCGGACAATCCGGACTTCGTCGCCGTGGCCCAGGCCTTCGGCATCGAGGCCTTCATGATCGACCGCCGCGATCAGGTCACCGACGGCATCGCCCGTCTGCTGGCCGCGCCCGGACCGTGCCTGATGCACGTCCTGATCGACCCCAGGGAAAACGTCTGGCCGCTGGTGCCCCCGGGCAAGTCCAACGCCGAGATGATGCACGACACGCGCTTTGAAGGAGACATGTGA
- the ilvC gene encoding ketol-acid reductoisomerase — MQIYTNDDIRPGVIAGHRIAIIGYGSQGRAHAQNLKDSGHDVVAGVRHGGKGWKNAQADGVPTAEPAEAVKGADIIAILTPDMAQAQIYRDIIEPNARKGAAILFAHGFSILYGRVTPRADMDVILVAPKGPGDLVRREYARGRGVPALFAVEQDATGKARDRAMGYARGIGGATGGLLETSFKEETETDLFGEQAVLCGGAKELVMGGFTTLVEAGYQPEIAYFECMHELKLIVDLFYEGGITKMNEFISETAKWGSVVSGPRVINAETRARMKEILTEIQDGTFAREWIAENEAGKGAYDALVKADGDHLIESVGAGLRERMAWLHAPKTAEAA, encoded by the coding sequence ATGCAAATCTATACCAACGACGACATCCGTCCCGGCGTCATCGCAGGTCACCGCATCGCCATCATCGGCTACGGGTCGCAAGGGCGCGCCCATGCGCAGAACCTGAAGGACTCGGGCCACGACGTGGTCGCCGGGGTCCGTCATGGCGGCAAGGGCTGGAAGAATGCCCAGGCCGATGGGGTCCCGACGGCGGAGCCCGCCGAAGCGGTCAAGGGCGCGGACATCATCGCCATCCTGACGCCCGACATGGCCCAGGCGCAGATCTACAGGGACATCATCGAGCCCAACGCCAGGAAGGGCGCGGCCATCCTGTTCGCCCACGGCTTTTCGATCCTGTATGGACGCGTCACCCCGCGTGCCGACATGGACGTCATCCTGGTCGCGCCCAAGGGGCCGGGTGACCTGGTCCGTCGCGAATATGCGCGCGGACGCGGCGTGCCCGCCCTGTTCGCGGTCGAGCAGGACGCCACCGGCAAGGCCCGCGACCGGGCCATGGGCTATGCCCGGGGCATCGGCGGCGCGACCGGCGGCCTGCTGGAAACCTCGTTCAAGGAAGAGACCGAGACCGATCTGTTCGGCGAACAGGCCGTCCTGTGCGGCGGGGCCAAGGAACTGGTCATGGGAGGGTTCACCACCCTGGTCGAGGCCGGCTACCAGCCCGAGATCGCCTATTTCGAATGTATGCACGAGCTGAAGCTGATCGTGGACCTGTTCTACGAGGGCGGCATCACCAAGATGAACGAATTCATCTCCGAGACCGCCAAATGGGGCTCGGTCGTCAGCGGCCCGCGCGTCATCAACGCCGAGACCCGCGCGCGGATGAAGGAGATCCTGACCGAGATCCAGGACGGCACCTTCGCTCGCGAATGGATCGCCGAGAACGAGGCCGGCAAGGGGGCCTACGATGCTCTGGTCAAGGCCGACGGCGACCACCTGATCGAATCGGTCGGGGCGGGTCTGCGCGAGCGCATGGCCTGGTTGCACGCCCCCAAGACCGCTGAAGCGGCCTGA